The following are encoded together in the Chlorocebus sabaeus isolate Y175 chromosome 12, mChlSab1.0.hap1, whole genome shotgun sequence genome:
- the LOC103218947 gene encoding LOW QUALITY PROTEIN: protein PAPPAS-like (The sequence of the model RefSeq protein was modified relative to this genomic sequence to represent the inferred CDS: substituted 1 base at 1 genomic stop codon), translating to MRYGFVRKKHRGLFXSTVAVLPIWNPISEFVKWYKSHKLSQHCIRICGHLCQKHLDVSTALGDMFLNVIGQRWPIDVFSSVFDHQLSATGSDIIWWFLKLFLVPFFFLKKDYDRLTTPALDAGVRIISPQSNSEVLRTKAYSSLKG from the exons ATGAGATATGGTTTTGTAAGGAAAAAGCATAGAGGATTATTCTAATCAACTGTTGCAGTCTTGCCAATATGGAACCCAATTTCAGAGTTTGTGAAATGGTATAAGTCTCATAAACTATCTCAGCACTGCATCCGTATTTGTGGGCACCTGTGCCAAAAGCACCttgatgtgt ccactgcgctcggcgaTATGTTTCTTAATGTAATTGGCCAGAGATGGCCAATAGATGTCTTCTCAAGCGTTTTTGATCACCAGTTAAGTGCTACTGGGAGTGATATAATATGGTGGTTCCTAAAGTTATTTTTGgtcccattttttttcttgaaaaaagaCTATGATAGATTAACAACACCTGCCTTGGATGCAGGAGTTAG AATTATATCTCCTCAGAGCAACAGCGAAGTTCTCAGGACCAAAGCCTACTCTAGCCTGAAGGGCTAG